TTCATTCCAGGTGTCATCGGTGTACCTTCAATACCGTTCGTTAAAACGTCTACGATACGTGCCTCATCTAAGCCATGTAGGTTTGGACCCACAGCACCAGTTAAGTCAGCTGCGTGACAGCCAATACAAGATTGTACTAATGCAGAACCATCATCAGTAGCCTCTGTAGTTTCGCCACCGCCTTCTTTTTCAGCAGCAATTTCTTTTTTGTTCTCTGCGCCTGTTAAAGACATGAAGAAAATAAGACCAATACCAAATGCCAAAATTAAGATGTAAGGAACGACTGGATTGTTTTTCATATGTTTCCCCTCCTCATTGTAAATCTACTTCTATTATAATATAGAATCAGTCAACATCTAATATTGTACTGCATTAACTAAGAAACGAAAAGCCCTATTCGCTAAGTTTTCCTTTGTTTGTAACAAATTCGACATTTCTGTATCTATTGGATAAAATATGTCTTGCTATCACCAATTTTTGGTCTATCTAAAACCATTTAACAATTTAATTTTGCTCTCCATTCTTGTAGTTAGCTTTCCACTATGAACTCTTACCTATACTTAAAAATATTTTTTTCTTCAACGAAAATTTCCTTATTTGTCCTAAAATTCATCAAAAT
This genomic stretch from Lysinibacillus pakistanensis harbors:
- a CDS encoding c-type cytochrome codes for the protein MKNNPVVPYILILAFGIGLIFFMSLTGAENKKEIAAEKEGGGETTEATDDGSALVQSCIGCHAADLTGAVGPNLHGLDEARIVDVLTNGIEGTPMTPGMKNEAEAKAIAEYISTLK